From one Magnolia sinica isolate HGM2019 chromosome 18, MsV1, whole genome shotgun sequence genomic stretch:
- the LOC131232801 gene encoding LOB domain-containing protein 30-like produces MSKSISSSSSGPCGACKFLRRKCATDCIFAPYFDSEQGAIHFAAVHKVFGASNVSKLLQRIPPHKRLDAVVTICYEAQARLRDPVYGCVSHIFALQQQVVNLQAELAYVQTHLSRLELPPQPRYLTTFPGPPSVGPTSDNSVIFNPQQPQQSSEMLIGQDSLDLQSGNVEFQALAQEVLSIYFPGVRFPPSKSC; encoded by the exons atgaGTAAAAGTATCAGTTCCAGCAGTAGTGGGCCTTGCGGTGCATGCAAGTTCCTGCGGCGAAAGTGTGCGACCGATTGCATATTTGCACCATACTTCGATTCAGAGCAGGGAGCGATCCACTTCGCTGCGGTGCACAAGGTCTTCGGTGCCAGCAACGTCTCCAAACTCCTCCAACGCATTCCGCCTCACAAGCGACTCGACGCTGTCGTTACCATCTGCTACGAAGCCCAAGCTCGCCTTAGAGATCCTGTCTACGGTTGTGTCTCTCACATCTTCGCACTACAACAACAG GTAGTGAATTTGCAAGCAGAGCTAGCGTACGTCCAGACTCACCTCTCAAGGTTGGAGCTTCCACCTCAACCTCGCTACCTAACGACCTTCcctggcccacctagtgtgggtcccacatccgaTAATTCGGTGATTTTCAACCCTCAGCAGCCACAACAGTCATCCGAGATGTTGATCGGTCAGGATTCGCTAGACTTGCAGTCTGGCAATGTTGAATTTCAAGCACTGGCTCAAGAAGTACTCTCCATATACTTTCCTGGGGTGAGATTTCCACCGTCGAAATCTTGTTGA